The Actinomycetota bacterium genome includes a window with the following:
- a CDS encoding ATP-binding cassette domain-containing protein, translated as MDRTIDPGLQGRTGPETTTVGPAQPRVPATRARGVRIDAAGLGKTVRGGVSVLQDVSLTILPGELVAIVGGSGAGKTTLLEALAAVRPADAGRVLFDGVDVYRNLDLFRTVLGYVPQDDIIHAELPLERTLRYAAMLRLPATASPSEVEQRVAEALRALNLSDRAGVRVGALSGGQRKRASIAVELLTRPRVFFLDEPTSGLDPATDAELVRVLRGLAGDGATVVFTTHAVQDLHGCDRIVFLAAGGRLAFIGSLPEALGHFGVTEVEEIYERLATSATPDEWAERFRGREQPPLPPTPEPGHGSPAPAAAAPVGGLRQWTVLTRRTFETLVRNRLTLAILLGSPAMVVAMFAILFRPGAFDFAHPSPSAVAMILFWIAFGAFFFGLTYGLLQICVERPILRREHLVGLRLGAYLLSKVAVLLPFLLVVDVLMLAVLRALDRLPAASLGTYLSLGVTLALDAAAALTLGLLTSAAVGNPSQATLALPLLCFPAVLFSGAILPVHLMAGVGAAISAVIPVRWAWEAIGHDLGVRNILAHGHSALGPPLLHSYGGAGTHATGTYWVYLAVFTVVFLAGAWVVLIRTCRRNVR; from the coding sequence ATGGACCGCACGATCGACCCAGGTCTCCAGGGCCGGACAGGCCCGGAAACGACCACCGTCGGGCCTGCGCAGCCCCGGGTTCCGGCGACGCGCGCCCGCGGGGTCCGCATCGATGCCGCCGGGCTGGGGAAGACGGTCCGGGGCGGCGTATCGGTGCTCCAGGACGTCTCCCTGACCATCCTCCCCGGCGAGCTGGTCGCGATCGTGGGAGGGAGCGGCGCCGGGAAGACCACCCTGCTGGAGGCCCTGGCGGCGGTGCGGCCGGCGGACGCTGGGCGGGTGCTGTTCGACGGCGTCGACGTGTACCGGAACCTGGATCTGTTCCGGACAGTCCTCGGCTACGTCCCGCAGGACGACATCATCCACGCCGAGCTTCCCCTGGAGCGGACGCTCCGGTACGCGGCGATGCTCCGGCTCCCCGCCACCGCGTCACCGTCCGAGGTCGAGCAGCGGGTGGCGGAGGCCCTTCGGGCACTCAACCTGTCCGATAGGGCCGGCGTGCGGGTGGGCGCGCTCAGCGGCGGGCAGCGCAAGCGGGCCAGCATCGCCGTGGAGCTGCTGACCCGGCCCCGCGTGTTCTTCCTGGACGAGCCGACCTCCGGGCTGGACCCGGCCACCGACGCCGAGCTGGTGCGGGTGCTCCGGGGACTGGCCGGTGACGGGGCCACCGTGGTATTTACCACGCACGCCGTCCAGGACCTCCACGGGTGCGACCGGATCGTGTTCCTGGCCGCCGGGGGCCGCCTGGCCTTCATCGGCTCGCTGCCCGAGGCCCTCGGGCACTTCGGGGTCACCGAAGTCGAGGAGATCTACGAGCGGCTGGCCACGTCGGCGACCCCGGACGAATGGGCCGAGCGCTTCCGCGGGCGCGAGCAACCGCCCCTGCCCCCAACGCCAGAGCCGGGCCACGGCAGCCCCGCCCCGGCCGCCGCTGCGCCGGTCGGGGGCCTGCGGCAATGGACGGTGCTGACGCGACGGACGTTCGAGACCCTGGTGCGGAACCGGCTGACGCTCGCGATCCTGCTGGGGTCGCCGGCCATGGTGGTCGCCATGTTCGCGATCCTGTTCCGGCCGGGCGCGTTCGACTTCGCCCACCCCAGCCCCAGCGCCGTCGCCATGATCCTGTTCTGGATCGCGTTCGGCGCGTTCTTCTTCGGGCTGACCTACGGGCTGCTCCAGATCTGCGTGGAGCGGCCCATCCTGCGACGGGAGCACCTGGTCGGCCTGCGCCTCGGCGCGTACCTGTTGTCGAAGGTGGCCGTGCTGCTCCCGTTCCTGCTGGTGGTGGACGTCCTCATGCTGGCCGTGCTTCGGGCCCTGGACCGTCTGCCCGCAGCGTCGCTCGGGACATACCTGTCGCTCGGCGTGACGCTGGCGCTCGACGCCGCCGCCGCGCTCACCCTCGGGCTCCTCACCTCCGCGGCCGTGGGCAATCCCTCGCAGGCCACGCTGGCGCTCCCCCTGCTGTGCTTCCCGGCGGTCCTGTTCTCCGGCGCGATCCTCCCCGTGCATCTGATGGCGGGGGTCGGCGCGGCCATCAGCGCGGTCATACCGGTGCGATGGGCGTGGGAGGCCATCGGCCACGACCTGGGCGTGCGGAACATCCTGGCGCACGGCCACTCCGCGCTGGGGCCGCCCCTGCTCCACAGCTACGGGGGAGCGGGGACCCACGCCACCGGGACGTATTGGGTGTACCTGGCGGTGTTCACGGTGGTGTTCCTCGCGGGAGCGTGGGTGGTGTTGATCCGGACCTGCCGCCGCAACGTGCGCTAG
- a CDS encoding serine/threonine-protein kinase: MAQDARIGTTLAGYRIDSLIGRGGMGTVYLAEHLGLGRKVALKVLSPDLADDPRFRDRFVRESRLAASIEDPNIVPIYEAGESNGVLFIAMRYVSGTDLKALIATHGALPVERTASIVSQVASALDAAHEQGLVHRDVKPANVLIVAGGESRPDKVYLSDFGLTKRASSDSGLTATGQFVGTLDYAAPEQFEGGALTPQTDVYSLGCVVYECLTGEVPFPRDREAAVLHAHLMEAPPRITEKRPELPEGIDAVVATAMAKRPGDRYATAGDLAAAVGAALRRRAAASPETRRGLDRRVLVAAAAAVLVAVAVIVALLLRGGGAPARGTAGGGPTPATTLPSTPPTLTSSPISADPNSVLRLDPDNGAPVADIPVGADPHGVAFSGRYLWVVNRSDHTISRIDPDTNQVVSTGGGMTGPCNIAPDPGGGVWVTNCLASPYEVDRISPESGQVDERVKVPDVPAGVAFGAGDVWAALLPPSHSPGTVVRIDPATGKIVHTFQVGAGAEYVDFGESALWVGNAEDGTVSKIDAVSGQVATIPVGTDPFQVEVGNGFVWVNIRSDHAIYKIDPLRDRVVDIIDGVRGIMTTEGGNLWVADPEAPTLWRIDTDTDQVTAQFDLPYSGFLATADGSIWLSAPITFDDQCCP; the protein is encoded by the coding sequence ATGGCCCAGGACGCACGCATCGGCACCACACTGGCCGGCTACCGCATCGATTCGCTCATCGGCCGGGGCGGGATGGGGACGGTGTACCTGGCCGAGCACCTGGGACTGGGACGCAAGGTCGCCCTGAAGGTCCTGTCGCCGGACCTGGCCGACGATCCCAGGTTCCGGGACCGGTTCGTCCGGGAGTCCCGCCTGGCCGCCTCCATCGAGGACCCGAACATCGTCCCCATCTACGAGGCCGGGGAGTCGAACGGCGTCCTGTTCATCGCCATGCGGTACGTCTCGGGCACCGACCTGAAGGCGCTGATCGCGACCCACGGCGCCCTTCCCGTGGAGAGAACGGCGTCCATCGTGTCGCAGGTGGCCTCGGCGCTCGACGCCGCGCACGAGCAGGGCCTCGTCCATCGCGACGTCAAGCCCGCCAACGTCCTGATCGTGGCGGGCGGCGAGAGCCGCCCGGACAAGGTGTACCTGTCGGATTTCGGCCTGACCAAGCGAGCCTCGTCGGACTCCGGGCTCACCGCGACCGGACAGTTCGTGGGGACCCTGGACTACGCCGCACCCGAGCAGTTCGAGGGAGGCGCCCTCACCCCGCAGACCGACGTGTACTCCCTGGGCTGCGTGGTCTACGAGTGCCTGACGGGTGAAGTCCCCTTCCCCCGGGATCGGGAAGCGGCGGTCCTGCACGCCCACCTCATGGAGGCACCTCCCCGGATCACCGAGAAACGACCTGAGCTACCCGAAGGGATCGACGCGGTGGTGGCCACGGCCATGGCCAAGCGTCCAGGTGACCGGTACGCCACGGCAGGTGATCTCGCCGCGGCCGTGGGAGCCGCGCTCCGCCGGCGCGCCGCAGCGTCGCCGGAGACCCGGCGCGGGCTCGACCGGCGGGTCCTCGTCGCAGCCGCGGCCGCGGTCCTCGTCGCCGTGGCGGTCATCGTCGCGCTGCTCCTCCGAGGAGGCGGCGCGCCGGCGCGTGGGACCGCCGGCGGTGGGCCCACCCCGGCGACCACCCTTCCCTCGACGCCGCCGACCCTGACGTCGAGCCCCATCTCCGCCGACCCGAACTCGGTGCTCAGGCTCGACCCCGACAACGGCGCCCCCGTCGCCGACATCCCGGTCGGCGCGGACCCGCACGGCGTGGCGTTCTCGGGGCGCTACCTGTGGGTGGTCAACCGCTCGGACCACACCATCTCCCGCATCGATCCCGACACCAACCAGGTCGTATCGACGGGAGGAGGGATGACGGGCCCGTGCAACATCGCCCCCGATCCCGGTGGAGGGGTGTGGGTCACGAACTGCCTGGCCAGCCCGTACGAGGTGGACCGCATCAGCCCGGAGAGCGGGCAGGTCGACGAGCGCGTCAAGGTCCCCGACGTCCCCGCGGGTGTGGCCTTCGGTGCCGGTGACGTCTGGGCGGCACTGCTGCCGCCCTCCCACAGCCCCGGAACGGTGGTCCGAATCGATCCGGCCACGGGGAAGATCGTTCACACCTTCCAGGTGGGCGCCGGGGCCGAATACGTGGACTTCGGTGAGAGCGCCCTGTGGGTCGGAAACGCCGAGGATGGAACGGTCTCCAAGATCGATGCCGTGAGCGGTCAGGTCGCGACCATCCCCGTGGGCACCGACCCGTTCCAGGTGGAGGTGGGGAACGGGTTCGTGTGGGTGAACATCCGGTCCGACCACGCCATCTACAAGATCGATCCGCTCCGGGACAGGGTGGTGGACATCATCGACGGGGTGCGGGGGATCATGACCACTGAAGGGGGAAACCTGTGGGTGGCCGACCCCGAGGCGCCAACGCTGTGGCGGATCGACACCGACACCGATCAGGTGACCGCGCAGTTCGATCTCCCCTATTCGGGGTTCCTGGCCACCGCAGACGGCTCCATCTGGCTCTCGGCGCCCATCACCTTCGACGACCAGTGCTGCCCCTGA
- a CDS encoding 2'-deoxycytidine 5'-triphosphate deaminase: MTEGEGMEGGRVRLGLPDDANGVLPSQMLERAVELGFIDAGDYRIPSSSIQPASIDLRLGEIAYRIRCSFLPDRRPVEVKLKEFVVDELDLRRDGAVLETNRPYLIPLIEELALPEDIRGKANPKSSTGRLDVFTRIITDQSFRFDEIRPGYRGKLYLEVVPLSFTVRVRQGLALNQLRLSAGRARLTDDEILAAHREQPLLYRDGRGVPEEDLATADGLFLGLDLRGDASGRVGYRAKDFAPALEMSRIGAYDWEDYWDPVRREEGDRIVLAPEHFYLLLSEEAVQIPPGYAAEMAAYDPTSGELRTHYAGFFDPGFGFDAAGRFHGSRAALEVRAHDVPFMIEHGQRVCKLTFERMVEPPKVLYGESIGSAYQGQTDTLGKHFRRPSKQVEDSPRKRPDSTERLPFDDPLVPGG; encoded by the coding sequence GTGACCGAGGGCGAGGGGATGGAGGGCGGCAGGGTCCGCCTGGGCCTGCCCGACGACGCGAACGGGGTCCTGCCCAGCCAGATGCTGGAGCGGGCCGTCGAGCTCGGCTTCATCGACGCCGGCGACTACCGCATCCCGAGCTCGAGCATCCAGCCCGCCAGCATCGACCTGCGGCTGGGGGAGATCGCCTACCGGATCCGGTGCAGCTTCCTGCCGGACCGCCGGCCGGTCGAGGTCAAGCTCAAGGAGTTCGTGGTGGACGAGCTGGATCTCCGCCGGGACGGAGCGGTCCTGGAGACCAACCGCCCCTACCTGATCCCGCTGATCGAGGAGCTCGCGCTCCCCGAGGACATCCGGGGCAAGGCGAACCCGAAGAGCTCCACCGGCCGGCTCGACGTCTTCACCCGCATCATCACCGACCAGAGCTTCCGGTTCGACGAGATCCGGCCGGGCTATCGCGGGAAGCTGTACCTCGAGGTCGTGCCCCTGTCGTTCACGGTGCGCGTGCGGCAGGGACTGGCGCTGAACCAGCTGCGCCTGTCCGCCGGCCGGGCCCGGTTGACGGACGACGAGATCCTCGCGGCCCACCGGGAACAGCCCCTCCTGTACCGGGACGGACGCGGCGTCCCCGAGGAGGACCTGGCCACGGCGGACGGGCTGTTCCTGGGCCTCGACCTGCGGGGGGACGCCTCGGGCCGGGTGGGGTACCGGGCCAAAGACTTCGCCCCAGCTCTGGAGATGTCACGGATCGGCGCGTACGACTGGGAGGACTACTGGGACCCGGTCCGCCGCGAGGAGGGCGACCGGATCGTGCTGGCCCCCGAGCACTTCTACCTGCTGCTCTCCGAGGAGGCCGTGCAGATCCCGCCGGGGTACGCGGCGGAGATGGCCGCATACGACCCCACCAGTGGGGAGCTCCGGACGCACTACGCCGGGTTCTTCGACCCGGGGTTCGGGTTCGACGCGGCCGGCCGGTTCCACGGGTCGCGGGCGGCGCTCGAGGTCCGGGCCCACGACGTCCCGTTCATGATCGAGCACGGCCAGCGGGTCTGTAAGTTGACGTTCGAGCGGATGGTGGAGCCGCCGAAGGTCCTGTACGGGGAGTCCATCGGGTCCGCCTACCAGGGACAGACGGACACGCTCGGCAAGCACTTCCGGCGGCCCTCGAAGCAGGTGGAGGATTCACCGCGCAAGCGGCCGGATTCGACCGAACGGTTGCCGTTCGACGACCCGCTCGTGCCCGGCGGATAG
- a CDS encoding GNAT family N-acetyltransferase translates to MELRNIELSDLPLYEAIHCDPAMMEHLGGPLPREGLAEKLRRDVASTEAGETWIFVIIPDHDARAPAGTVVMWEHDWNGRPITEIGWMVLPRFQGRGLGTEAVRSILDRARSEGRWDVVHAFPPVSNPRSNAMCRKFGFSWIEEADFQLRDRTLRCNHWRVDLRSAAQGG, encoded by the coding sequence GTGGAGCTTCGAAACATCGAGCTGAGCGACCTGCCGCTCTACGAGGCCATCCATTGCGACCCGGCGATGATGGAGCACCTGGGCGGTCCGCTTCCCAGAGAGGGCCTGGCCGAGAAGCTGCGGAGGGACGTGGCCTCGACCGAAGCGGGCGAGACGTGGATCTTCGTGATCATCCCGGACCACGATGCCCGAGCCCCGGCGGGAACGGTGGTCATGTGGGAGCACGACTGGAACGGCCGGCCCATCACCGAGATCGGGTGGATGGTGCTCCCTCGGTTCCAGGGAAGGGGCCTGGGCACAGAAGCGGTGCGCTCCATCCTCGACCGGGCCCGGTCGGAGGGTCGGTGGGACGTCGTCCACGCCTTCCCCCCGGTCAGCAATCCCCGCTCCAACGCGATGTGCCGGAAGTTCGGGTTCTCCTGGATCGAGGAGGCCGATTTCCAGCTCCGCGACCGGACCCTCCGGTGCAATCACTGGCGGGTCGACCTTCGGTCGGCCGCCCAGGGCGGCTAG
- a CDS encoding NADP-dependent oxidoreductase: MKAFAIEEFGKPGSVRDIAVPEPGEGQVRVRVAAAGLNPFDVAVINGYLKDRMEHRFPLVPGADASGTVDAVGQGVEAWTVGDDVFGSVGKMYLGEGTLAEFATMSAATVARKPPSLDHAAAAAVPVAGVTALNTADALAIGTGQTVVAVGATGGVGSFFVQLAARRGGRVVAVCRGENADYARRLGAADVIDYTAGDVVDAIRSMFPGGVDGLADMHGDREVVARLAELVRDGGRVASVVGAADPEALARRGIEATNVAGHVTTASLQALAGLLEAGEIAMPEIHPFALEDAADALVAVGTGHTRGKVVVTLA; encoded by the coding sequence ATGAAGGCGTTCGCCATCGAGGAATTCGGGAAGCCCGGATCGGTACGCGACATCGCCGTTCCCGAGCCCGGTGAAGGACAGGTCCGGGTCCGGGTCGCCGCGGCCGGCTTGAACCCCTTCGACGTGGCGGTGATCAACGGCTACCTGAAGGACCGGATGGAACATCGATTCCCGCTGGTGCCCGGCGCGGACGCTTCGGGGACCGTGGATGCCGTCGGCCAGGGCGTGGAGGCGTGGACGGTGGGAGACGATGTCTTCGGCTCCGTCGGCAAGATGTATCTCGGAGAGGGCACCCTGGCGGAGTTCGCCACGATGTCCGCGGCCACCGTGGCCCGCAAGCCGCCGTCGCTGGACCACGCCGCCGCTGCCGCGGTTCCCGTCGCCGGCGTCACCGCCCTGAACACGGCCGACGCCCTGGCCATCGGGACCGGGCAGACGGTCGTCGCCGTCGGCGCGACCGGCGGGGTGGGGAGCTTCTTCGTCCAGTTGGCGGCACGACGGGGGGGTCGAGTGGTGGCGGTGTGCCGCGGCGAGAACGCCGACTACGCCCGCCGCCTCGGCGCCGCCGACGTCATCGACTACACGGCCGGCGACGTGGTCGACGCGATTCGATCCATGTTCCCTGGCGGCGTCGACGGGCTGGCCGACATGCACGGCGACCGGGAGGTCGTTGCCAGGCTCGCCGAGCTGGTGCGGGACGGAGGCCGCGTGGCGTCCGTGGTGGGAGCGGCCGACCCGGAGGCGCTGGCACGTCGCGGGATCGAGGCGACGAACGTGGCGGGCCACGTGACGACCGCCTCGCTCCAAGCCCTGGCCGGACTGCTGGAAGCGGGCGAGATCGCCATGCCCGAAATCCACCCGTTCGCGCTGGAGGATGCGGCGGACGCCTTGGTGGCCGTGGGCACCGGGCACACCCGCGGCAAGGTCGTGGTCACCCTCGCCTGA
- a CDS encoding cold-shock protein: protein MATGTVKWFSPEKGFGFITQENGPDVFVHFSAIAGEGYKNLEENQRVEFDVTQGPKGPQASNVRAIA, encoded by the coding sequence GTGGCAACTGGAACCGTGAAGTGGTTCAGCCCCGAGAAGGGCTTCGGCTTCATCACCCAGGAGAACGGCCCCGACGTGTTCGTGCACTTCAGCGCGATCGCAGGCGAGGGCTACAAGAACCTGGAGGAGAACCAGCGGGTGGAGTTCGACGTGACCCAGGGACCGAAGGGTCCTCAGGCCAGCAACGTTCGGGCCATCGCCTAA
- a CDS encoding SRPBCC family protein, translating to MGASGSNKLTVTTPSDREIVTTRVFDAPRDLVFEAHSSCEHMSHWWGPRRYEIASCEMDFREGGKWRIVHRGADGEIPGFRGEFREIVRPERITWTFEWEGVPGHVSVQTATFEEQDGKTTLTATAVFDTVEDRDGMLQSGMEEGGAETYDRLDEYLEVLKGGAEG from the coding sequence ATGGGCGCAAGCGGTAGCAACAAGCTCACGGTGACGACGCCGTCGGACCGGGAGATCGTCACGACCCGGGTCTTCGACGCGCCGCGCGACCTGGTGTTCGAGGCGCACAGCTCATGCGAGCACATGTCGCACTGGTGGGGCCCGAGGCGCTACGAGATCGCCAGCTGCGAGATGGACTTCCGAGAGGGCGGGAAGTGGCGGATCGTGCACCGCGGGGCCGACGGCGAGATCCCCGGATTCCGTGGCGAGTTCCGCGAGATCGTCCGCCCCGAGCGCATCACCTGGACGTTCGAGTGGGAGGGCGTGCCCGGCCACGTCTCCGTCCAGACCGCGACCTTCGAGGAACAGGACGGCAAGACCACGCTCACGGCCACCGCGGTCTTCGACACGGTCGAGGACCGTGACGGGATGCTCCAGTCGGGCATGGAAGAGGGCGGGGCCGAGACCTATGACCGCCTCGACGAGTACCTCGAGGTCCTCAAGGGGGGCGCGGAGGGCTGA
- a CDS encoding metalloregulator ArsR/SmtB family transcription factor produces the protein MSTTTEQLDRTFGALADPTRRAILARLASGEASVTELAEPFEMSMPAVSKHLKVLERAGLIARGRERQWRPARLEAGPLKEVAEWTEQYRHFWEESYDRLDEYLDELQGRGKEKDDGRKR, from the coding sequence ATGAGCACGACGACCGAGCAGCTGGACCGGACCTTCGGGGCCCTCGCGGATCCCACGCGGCGGGCCATCCTGGCAAGGCTGGCGTCGGGGGAGGCTTCCGTCACCGAGCTGGCGGAGCCCTTCGAGATGAGCATGCCGGCGGTCTCGAAGCATCTGAAGGTGCTCGAGCGGGCGGGGCTGATCGCACGGGGCCGGGAGCGGCAGTGGCGGCCCGCCCGGCTCGAGGCCGGGCCGCTCAAGGAGGTCGCCGAGTGGACCGAGCAGTACCGCCATTTCTGGGAGGAGAGCTACGACCGGCTGGACGAGTACCTGGACGAGCTCCAGGGTCGAGGAAAGGAGAAGGACGATGGGCGCAAGCGGTAG
- a CDS encoding AAA family ATPase → MAACAQCGEDNPERARFCLNCGAPLGEAPQAARQERKLVSVLFVDLVGFTSRSDQTDPEDVRDTLERYHTRAKEDIEQYGGVVEKFIGDAVMAVFGAPLAHGDDAERAVRAGFRVLDSIEDLNRDDPQLELQARAAVNTGDAVVAVGTDSRSGEALAMGDVVNTASRLQGAAPPGRLIVGEATYRATRATIRYEEFPAVDAKGKRDPVPAWLAVEPLVAPAERPVGKAPMVGRDREMSLLASLWERAVGERRPHLVTMIGPPGIGKSRLHGEFASSVAANGGRVLRGRCLPYEERAAYGAFGQQVRQVAGMLESDPPDVAQEKLVGALGRFLPEAESGDVPRYLSLLLGLGAEGSTDERVLLFYAARRFVESLGLDQPTLVLFEDIHWAGPSLLDLVDYLASHVRDTPVLFVAVARPELLDHRPTWGSGLGAQTTITLEPLSASDAATIASHLLAEATGMEAAIERLVGVAEGNPLFVEELTSSLIEGPFAKDELPTTVRAAIAARIDALPPDPRAALLDASVIGKTFWRGALETLGSLTAVDAALDALESRDFVRREPTSQVAGDAEFTFKHILIRDVAYGTLPRATRRKRHAAIARYIEGSAKEHVPDLAWLLAHHWSEAGEPRRAIEYLLVAADRARQAWALDEVVELYERALELAGDEDTRTRIHFLRGLARVRLEDFQAADAELADLIPKLEGREQLEAILARSTACSWTEQADETMALARQAVDLAERLEAHDLVAPALARLSDAHGMRGEEGSLERAIEFGHRALELWPPDTRPTDLAEHANLLGDVHYWLGQYEQAARMCRMARGMSEDPRGAEHLLRGAGFEAMSLAAMGRYEEAFALFDETVARGREMGRPVRVILNYSTMALRDLFDLEEARRRTEESLEQSGWKGFSMPRVNALADAIQTDILLGDFGRALEAWPGAFEEAMNAKAWSRWLVSGRLLAARAELALRAEGPDAAAEWATKAIEAARPVKRLKYEGFGRIVLGRALLQNGRPDDAFEQLRLAVDVADRLGGPPGRWQSRAALSEALYATGDDDRAEEAFRDASAIVREVAAGLSPERAQRFLAAEPVSQLLARAGS, encoded by the coding sequence GTGGCCGCGTGTGCGCAGTGCGGCGAGGACAATCCTGAACGGGCCCGCTTCTGCCTGAACTGCGGGGCGCCGCTCGGCGAGGCCCCGCAGGCCGCTCGGCAGGAGCGCAAGCTCGTCTCCGTCCTGTTCGTCGACCTGGTGGGGTTCACGTCGCGTTCGGATCAGACCGATCCCGAGGACGTGCGGGACACGCTCGAGCGCTACCACACGCGTGCCAAGGAGGACATCGAACAGTACGGCGGGGTGGTCGAGAAGTTCATCGGCGACGCCGTCATGGCCGTCTTCGGTGCTCCCCTGGCCCACGGCGACGATGCGGAACGAGCGGTCCGCGCGGGCTTCCGCGTCCTCGATAGCATCGAGGACCTGAACCGGGACGATCCGCAGCTCGAGCTCCAGGCCCGGGCCGCGGTCAACACCGGCGACGCCGTCGTCGCGGTCGGCACCGACAGCCGCTCGGGCGAGGCGCTCGCGATGGGGGACGTCGTGAACACAGCCTCGCGCCTTCAGGGAGCCGCTCCACCCGGACGCCTCATCGTGGGTGAGGCGACCTACCGGGCCACCCGGGCCACGATCCGCTACGAGGAGTTCCCGGCCGTGGACGCGAAGGGGAAGCGCGACCCGGTTCCGGCGTGGCTGGCCGTGGAGCCCCTCGTCGCTCCGGCCGAGCGGCCGGTGGGGAAGGCCCCGATGGTGGGACGGGACCGGGAGATGTCCCTGCTCGCGTCGCTGTGGGAACGGGCGGTCGGTGAGCGCCGGCCCCACCTGGTCACCATGATCGGGCCGCCGGGCATCGGCAAGTCGCGCCTGCACGGCGAGTTCGCCTCATCGGTGGCGGCCAACGGTGGCCGGGTGCTCCGGGGCCGCTGCCTCCCCTACGAGGAGCGAGCCGCGTACGGCGCGTTCGGCCAGCAGGTGCGCCAGGTCGCCGGGATGCTGGAAAGCGACCCGCCGGACGTCGCGCAAGAGAAGCTCGTCGGCGCACTGGGCCGTTTCCTGCCGGAGGCCGAATCGGGCGACGTCCCCCGGTACCTCTCCCTGCTGCTGGGCCTGGGAGCCGAGGGGTCGACGGACGAGCGGGTGCTGCTCTTCTACGCCGCGAGGCGGTTCGTGGAGAGCCTCGGCCTGGACCAGCCGACGCTGGTCCTGTTCGAGGACATCCATTGGGCCGGGCCGAGCCTGCTGGACCTCGTGGACTACCTCGCCTCCCACGTGCGCGATACGCCGGTGCTGTTCGTCGCGGTGGCGCGCCCGGAGCTGCTGGATCATCGTCCGACCTGGGGCAGCGGCCTGGGCGCGCAGACCACGATCACCCTCGAGCCGCTCTCGGCGTCGGACGCGGCGACCATCGCCTCCCACCTGCTGGCCGAGGCCACTGGCATGGAGGCCGCCATCGAGCGGCTGGTGGGTGTGGCCGAGGGCAACCCCTTGTTCGTCGAGGAGCTGACGTCATCGCTGATCGAGGGGCCGTTCGCCAAGGACGAGCTCCCCACCACCGTCCGCGCGGCCATCGCCGCCCGCATCGACGCGCTCCCACCGGATCCACGCGCCGCGCTCCTCGACGCCTCGGTGATCGGCAAGACGTTCTGGCGTGGAGCGCTCGAGACGCTCGGGTCGTTGACGGCCGTCGACGCCGCGCTCGACGCCCTGGAGTCGCGCGACTTCGTCCGCCGGGAACCCACCAGCCAGGTCGCGGGCGACGCCGAGTTCACGTTCAAGCACATCCTCATCCGGGACGTCGCGTACGGCACCCTTCCGCGCGCCACGCGCCGCAAGCGTCACGCCGCGATCGCCCGGTACATCGAGGGGTCGGCCAAGGAGCACGTCCCCGACCTCGCGTGGCTGCTCGCCCACCACTGGAGCGAGGCGGGCGAGCCCCGCCGGGCCATCGAGTATCTCCTGGTCGCAGCCGACCGGGCCCGGCAGGCATGGGCGCTGGACGAGGTCGTCGAGCTCTACGAGCGGGCGCTCGAGCTGGCCGGGGACGAGGACACCCGGACGCGTATCCACTTCCTTCGGGGCCTCGCCCGCGTCCGGCTCGAGGACTTCCAGGCAGCCGACGCCGAGCTTGCGGACCTCATCCCGAAGCTCGAGGGGCGCGAGCAGCTCGAGGCCATCCTGGCCCGCAGCACTGCGTGCTCCTGGACCGAGCAGGCCGACGAGACGATGGCGCTCGCTCGCCAGGCCGTCGACCTGGCCGAACGGCTGGAGGCCCACGACCTGGTCGCTCCCGCCCTGGCCCGGCTCAGTGATGCCCACGGCATGCGGGGCGAGGAAGGAAGCCTGGAGCGCGCCATCGAGTTCGGCCACCGTGCGCTCGAGCTCTGGCCGCCCGACACGCGTCCGACGGACCTCGCCGAGCACGCGAACCTCCTGGGGGACGTCCACTACTGGCTGGGCCAGTACGAACAGGCCGCCCGGATGTGCCGGATGGCCCGCGGGATGAGCGAGGACCCGCGAGGTGCCGAGCACCTGCTGCGCGGCGCCGGTTTCGAGGCCATGTCCCTCGCCGCGATGGGCCGCTACGAGGAGGCGTTCGCCCTGTTCGACGAGACGGTCGCGCGCGGGAGGGAGATGGGCCGCCCGGTGCGGGTGATCCTCAACTACTCGACGATGGCCCTCCGCGACCTGTTCGACCTCGAGGAGGCGCGGCGGCGGACCGAGGAGTCGCTCGAGCAGTCGGGATGGAAGGGGTTCAGCATGCCCCGCGTCAACGCCCTCGCCGACGCCATTCAAACGGACATCCTGCTGGGCGATTTCGGACGGGCCCTCGAGGCGTGGCCGGGTGCGTTCGAGGAGGCCATGAACGCGAAGGCGTGGTCGCGGTGGCTTGTCTCGGGACGCCTGCTGGCCGCTCGGGCCGAGCTTGCCCTCCGAGCCGAGGGGCCGGACGCCGCGGCGGAGTGGGCGACGAAGGCGATCGAAGCGGCCCGGCCGGTCAAGCGGCTGAAGTACGAGGGGTTCGGGCGGATTGTGTTGGGCCGCGCCCTGCTCCAGAACGGACGGCCGGACGACGCGTTCGAGCAGCTTCGGCTCGCCGTCGACGTGGCCGACCGCCTGGGCGGCCCACCCGGCCGGTGGCAATCGCGGGCGGCGCTGTCCGAGGCCCTCTATGCGACGGGGGACGACGACCGGGCCGAGGAAGCGTTCCGCGACGCATCGGCCATCGTTCGCGAGGTGGCCGCGGGCCTCTCACCGGAACGTGCCCAACGGTTCCTGGCCGCGGAACCGGTCAGCCAGCTCCTGGCGCGAGCCGGGAGCTGA